The Bacteroidota bacterium nucleotide sequence TTTGCTCCGCTTTTTATCAGCAGAAATTTTGTGCAGCATCTGCCGGTATTGCCGGGAAATGCGAAGCTGAGGAGTGTTACCGTTGTTGAGGGAGATGTAGAAGTCGCCATCGTCAAAGACAACCGTAAAATCTGGGGTGATGTAATTCTGTGCTGCCGTGAACTCGCCTTCACCTGGTTTTGGATTCAGGCGCTGAATAAGTTCAAAGGCTTCTTTTAACTCGCTGCCAGAGATGTCCAACTTTTTCATGATGGCATCAAAGTGCTTCATGGTAAAAGCTTTGTAGGCTTTTTCGAGCATACGAATGGCTGGGGTGTACCCCGGCGTATCTTCAGGCAGGCTGTAAAGCTGTACAAGCAGGCATTCTTTGAGGTCGCGTGAAGCGATACCCACGGGGTCGAGCTGCTGAATGCGCAGCAGGATACGTTCAACATCCTCATCAGTAAGCATGAGGCCGTGGTTGAACATAATGTCATCGATGATGGACTCCAGAGGCCTGCGTAAATATCCGTCTTCATCAACGGAGCCAATGATTTGCTCGGCAACAAGCATCTCGGTTTCATCGAGGTCGAGAAAAGAAAGCTGGTCTGTCAGGTGCTCGGTCATCGACTGCCGCGCCGGCATAGGCATCTCGCGGTCGTCTTCCTCATCACTGTGATCAACCTGTGCTTTATACCCATAAAGGTCATCGGATGAGTTTATAAACTCTTCCCAGTCATAATCGTCATCTTTGCTGGGCTCTTCGACAGTTTCGGCTGCTTCCGCGTTTTCAGTATCGGTCTCTTTGGCGTCCGTTTCCTCGTTCTCTTCATTTTTGAGTTCTTCTTCTTCCATGCCTTCCTCGAGCAGGGGATTGGATTCAAGCTCTGCCTTGATACGCTGTTCTAGCGCAAGGGTAGGAAGTTGCAACAGTTTGATATACTGTATCTGTTGCGGTGATAATTTTTGTTGTAGCGATTGCTTCTGGTGAAGATTTAGCATCGATATCTCTCTTATTCTTCGCAGCTATTTTTGCTGCATTCCTAGCGCCTCCCGGCGCTCTTCGCAAGCTAAACGAAATTGTTCATACCATGCTTCGCCATACTTTCGCACAAGCGGTTCGCGAAGAAAATCTAGCAATTGAATGTTATTTTCAGCCCCGTTTTTGATGGCCGGTTTGCAAAGGGGGATTTGTTCATAATTCAGTGCGTCCACATCACCATACCGCTCAGCGCGGAGGGGGTACAGATGACACGAAACTGGTTTCCTGAACGAAATCCTGCCTTCGAAATACGCTTTTTCAATTGCACACTTGGCAACTGGTCCGTCGTAAGTCACAAAAACGCATTCTGCGTCATTTACACAGGTTGTTGCGTATCGCTGGGGTTCTATCTCTTCCCAAACGCCATCTTTTTCAATAACCTCAATGGCTTCAGCACGAAGGTCATTTCGTACCTGGGGGAATATTTTCTCGAGTTCTTGGCGCTCTTCAGGGGCCAGCGGTGCACCGGAATCTCCCTGAACACAACAGCCCCCATGACACGCACCGAGGTGGCATGCGAAGGGAGCATCGAGCAACTCATCTGTGACCAGTACATTACCCACAGCAAACATGATGCCTTAAACGTATAACTATTGATAGTATTTGTCAATTAACTCTGGCAACAATCTATCATTCAATCGGATTGGGGTTCCCGATTTTTGTAAACATACGGCCGGATTGGCTGGGGATACGCAACCAAGAAAGGCATTGAAAACAGGCGTTGTTACACAGGATTGTGGCAATAATGTGTCAAACCGTGCTTGTCTCGGGTGTGTCGTAACAGAACCTGCGGGTGCAGAAATACCGCTAAAAATTTTTCAAAGATTATGCATTACACACCTTTCGTAAAAAAGCTGTTAAGGAACATGTGGGGTATGTGTAAAATATGATAGGTGACCGTTATAGTGGATGTAGGTAAGTAGTTTCTTATGTACACCCCTGGCGTTTTTGTAATGTGTTTTTTTGAATTCCTGAAATGGATATCATTACATTCTCAAGCCGGCCTTTCGGTAACGTAACCCAGAACGAAGCGTTAGTCTATCAGCGTAGGCAGCTAGCAAGCAGTACAACCAACAGGTACCGTCAAATCATGCAATCCCATCAAAGGCCCATGGCGTCTAAAGACGAAGACCTGGAGAAAATGCTGCGGCCCTCCCGACTTGACGATTTTGTCGGACAAGAGAAGATCAAGGAGAACCTGCATGTGTTCATGACTGCTGCCTTACAACGGGGGGAAGCGCTTGACCATGTCCTGTTATCCGGGCCACCCGGGTTGGGAAAGACTACCCTGGCCTATATCATCGCTGAAGAGATGGGCGCCGGTATCAAGAGTACCAGTGGTCCGGTGATTGATAAACCGGCAAGCATCGCC carries:
- a CDS encoding DUF3109 family protein, encoding MFAVGNVLVTDELLDAPFACHLGACHGGCCVQGDSGAPLAPEERQELEKIFPQVRNDLRAEAIEVIEKDGVWEEIEPQRYATTCVNDAECVFVTYDGPVAKCAIEKAYFEGRISFRKPVSCHLYPLRAERYGDVDALNYEQIPLCKPAIKNGAENNIQLLDFLREPLVRKYGEAWYEQFRLACEERREALGMQQK
- the rpoN gene encoding RNA polymerase factor sigma-54 encodes the protein MLNLHQKQSLQQKLSPQQIQYIKLLQLPTLALEQRIKAELESNPLLEEGMEEEELKNEENEETDAKETDTENAEAAETVEEPSKDDDYDWEEFINSSDDLYGYKAQVDHSDEEDDREMPMPARQSMTEHLTDQLSFLDLDETEMLVAEQIIGSVDEDGYLRRPLESIIDDIMFNHGLMLTDEDVERILLRIQQLDPVGIASRDLKECLLVQLYSLPEDTPGYTPAIRMLEKAYKAFTMKHFDAIMKKLDISGSELKEAFELIQRLNPKPGEGEFTAAQNYITPDFTVVFDDGDFYISLNNGNTPQLRISRQYRQMLHKISADKKRSKETNKSDIDTETRQFLRGKLESARWFINSINQRRQTMMKVMRAIVEIQEEFFKFGEGYLKPMILKDVAEKILMDISTVSRVVNGKYVQTEFGVYELKYYFSEGLTTDSGEEISNKEVKAIIESIIGQEEKHKPLSDQKIAQMLEGKGFKIARRTVTKYREQLGIPVARLRKEIVLS